Proteins encoded within one genomic window of Formosa agariphila KMM 3901:
- a CDS encoding DNA polymerase III subunit gamma/tau: MEHFIVSARKYRPQTFKDVVGQQAITNTLVNAIENNHLAQALLFTGPRGVGKTSCARILAKMINSKDGDNTEEDFAFNVFELDAASNNSVDDIRNLTDQVRIPPQIGKYKVYIIDEVHMLSQAAFNAFLKTLEEPPKHCIFILATTEKHKIIPTILSRCQIFDFKRITVNDAKNYLKYIAEEQGITAEDDALHIIAQKADGAMRDALSIFDRVVSFSGKNLTRQAVTENLNVLDYETFFTSTNFILENNIPQILLQFNNTLSKGFDGQHYIAGLASHFRDLLVCRTPQTIELLEVGEETKQKYLEQANKSSQDFLLKGIELANDCDLKYKSSKNQRLLVELCLMQLASITFDGEKKNSKRFIIPPSYFRAKGITPIKVNKPVVSETSQEEVKTESTTPATSAKKTETSRFADPKVPKIVLNKENKRTSGLSLKSIRAKKEHEIKQNEVVYDEINLPTDDFIEEDMQTAWKDFVSIIETEGQHNLASILSIDIPKLKDQTTIRVVYPNQTNKIEVERNQFHLMSFIRKRLNNFDVTLDIEINEEKEKQYAYTPREKFEKMCEKNPSLDLLRKAFDLDV, encoded by the coding sequence ATGGAACATTTTATTGTATCGGCTCGTAAATATAGACCTCAAACATTTAAAGATGTTGTTGGGCAACAAGCTATTACTAATACTCTAGTAAATGCTATAGAAAACAATCATTTGGCTCAAGCTCTATTGTTTACAGGCCCTCGTGGTGTTGGTAAAACAAGTTGTGCACGTATTCTTGCCAAAATGATTAACAGTAAAGATGGCGATAATACAGAAGAAGACTTTGCTTTTAATGTATTCGAACTTGATGCTGCTTCTAACAACTCTGTAGATGATATCAGAAATTTAACCGATCAAGTTAGAATTCCACCTCAAATTGGTAAATACAAAGTCTATATTATTGATGAAGTACATATGTTATCTCAAGCTGCTTTTAATGCGTTTTTAAAGACATTAGAAGAACCGCCAAAACATTGCATATTTATCTTAGCTACTACCGAAAAACATAAAATTATTCCTACCATCTTATCTAGATGTCAGATTTTTGATTTTAAACGTATTACGGTTAATGATGCCAAGAATTATTTAAAATATATTGCTGAAGAACAAGGTATAACAGCCGAAGACGATGCTTTGCATATTATTGCACAAAAGGCAGACGGCGCCATGCGAGATGCGCTTTCTATTTTTGATCGTGTAGTTAGTTTCTCTGGTAAAAATTTAACCAGACAAGCTGTTACCGAAAATTTAAACGTTCTCGATTACGAAACCTTCTTTACAAGCACCAATTTTATATTAGAAAACAATATTCCTCAAATATTATTACAATTTAATAACACTTTATCAAAAGGGTTCGATGGTCAGCACTATATTGCTGGACTAGCGTCTCACTTTAGAGATTTATTGGTATGTAGAACTCCACAAACTATTGAGTTATTAGAGGTTGGAGAAGAAACTAAGCAAAAATATTTAGAACAGGCAAATAAATCGTCTCAAGACTTTTTACTTAAAGGAATAGAGTTGGCAAATGACTGCGATTTAAAGTATAAATCCAGTAAGAATCAGCGACTCCTCGTCGAACTTTGTCTCATGCAGCTTGCCTCTATCACTTTCGATGGAGAAAAAAAAAATAGCAAACGTTTCATAATTCCTCCTTCTTACTTCAGAGCTAAAGGTATTACTCCTATTAAGGTAAACAAACCGGTAGTTTCTGAAACTAGTCAAGAGGAAGTAAAAACAGAATCAACTACACCTGCAACGTCTGCTAAAAAAACTGAAACATCGAGGTTTGCAGATCCTAAAGTCCCAAAAATTGTTTTAAACAAAGAAAACAAACGTACTTCTGGCTTATCTTTAAAGAGTATTCGTGCTAAAAAAGAGCATGAAATTAAACAAAACGAAGTTGTTTACGATGAAATAAATCTTCCTACAGACGATTTTATTGAAGAAGATATGCAAACTGCTTGGAAGGATTTTGTGAGCATAATTGAAACAGAAGGACAACATAATTTGGCGTCTATTTTATCTATAGATATACCTAAATTAAAAGACCAAACAACCATTCGAGTTGTATACCCTAACCAAACCAATAAAATTGAAGTTGAGAGAAATCAATTTCATTTAATGAGTTTTATTAGGAAACGTTTAAATAATTTTGATGTGACTTTAGACATCGAAATTAACGAAGAAAAAGAAAAGCAATATGCTTATACGCCTCGCGAGAAATTTGAGAAAATGTGTGAGAAAAACCCGAGTTTAGACCTTTTAAGAAAAGCTTTCGATCTAGATGTTTAA
- the miaE gene encoding tRNA-(ms[2]io[6]A)-hydroxylase, which translates to MLGLKLPTDPRWVNIVEKNVEDILTDHAYCEQKATSTAISLIVSFPEYTELVQEMVALVKEEISHFKMVHDLILENGWVLGRDRKDEYVLKLITFFPKGGSRTTQLVHRLLYAALIEARSCERFRLLSEELEDKSLAEFYRKLMVSEANHYTMFLGFARQYGDKDEVNEKWQSLLDFEAEIMRDLSKSQTIHG; encoded by the coding sequence ATGCTAGGCTTAAAATTACCAACAGATCCAAGATGGGTTAATATTGTAGAAAAAAATGTTGAAGACATATTAACCGATCATGCCTATTGCGAACAAAAAGCAACGAGTACGGCCATTTCATTAATTGTAAGTTTCCCTGAATACACCGAATTGGTTCAGGAAATGGTTGCTTTAGTTAAAGAAGAAATCAGTCATTTTAAAATGGTTCACGACTTAATCTTAGAAAACGGTTGGGTTTTAGGGCGTGATAGAAAAGATGAATATGTTCTAAAATTAATAACCTTCTTTCCTAAAGGTGGAAGCAGAACCACACAATTAGTACATCGTTTATTGTATGCCGCATTAATTGAAGCAAGAAGTTGTGAACGCTTCAGATTATTATCTGAAGAATTAGAAGATAAATCATTAGCAGAATTTTACCGAAAACTTATGGTAAGCGAAGCTAATCATTACACCATGTTTTTAGGATTTGCTAGACAGTACGGCGATAAAGATGAAGTGAATGAAAAATGGCAAAGCCTATTAGATTTTGAAGCTGAAATCATGAGAGATTTAAGTAAAAGCCAAACGATTCACGGATAA
- a CDS encoding cysteine desulfurase family protein, with product MKKVYFDSAATTKIREEVIVKMSDVMTTVYGNPSSSHSFGRSSKTLVETARKTIAKQLNVSESEIVFTSGGTEADNLVLLSVVKNLGVKRIITSKIEHHAVLHTVDFLVETEGVSVEYVKLDKHGVVDYSDLQRLLNASEKQTLVSLMHINNEIGSILDLKRTAELCKLNNALFHSDTVQSIGHYELDLKAIPIDFLACSGHKFHGPKGVGFVFIRKHSGLHAMIHGGEQERGLRAGTEAVHNIVGLETAFKLAYQNLIEERDAVIELKRYFISELELAFPEATFNGDSSNLEHSAYTMLNVCFPFDASKTQLLLFQLDLKGIACSRGSACQSGSQKGSHVLAEILNEADFKKPSLRFSFSHYNTKDEVDYVIEALKAFSTTANKN from the coding sequence ATGAAAAAGGTGTATTTTGATAGTGCTGCAACCACTAAAATTAGGGAAGAAGTTATAGTTAAGATGTCTGATGTTATGACTACGGTTTATGGTAATCCATCGTCATCTCATAGTTTTGGAAGGTCTTCTAAAACCTTGGTTGAAACGGCTAGAAAGACTATTGCTAAGCAGTTAAATGTTTCAGAATCAGAAATAGTGTTTACCTCTGGAGGCACCGAGGCCGATAATTTAGTGCTTTTAAGTGTTGTTAAAAATTTGGGAGTAAAACGAATTATCACTTCTAAAATTGAACATCATGCGGTTTTACATACTGTAGATTTTTTAGTTGAAACAGAAGGTGTTTCGGTGGAATATGTGAAATTAGATAAGCATGGTGTAGTAGATTATTCAGATTTACAGCGACTTCTTAACGCTTCTGAAAAACAAACTCTAGTAAGCCTGATGCATATTAATAATGAAATAGGTTCTATTTTAGATTTAAAGCGTACGGCAGAACTTTGTAAGTTGAATAATGCTTTATTTCATAGTGACACCGTGCAATCTATTGGGCATTACGAGTTGGATTTAAAAGCAATTCCTATAGATTTTTTGGCGTGTAGTGGACATAAATTTCATGGACCTAAAGGTGTTGGATTTGTTTTTATTAGAAAACATTCTGGTTTACACGCTATGATTCATGGTGGTGAACAGGAACGTGGACTAAGAGCAGGCACAGAGGCTGTACATAATATAGTAGGCTTAGAAACTGCGTTTAAGTTGGCTTATCAAAATTTAATCGAAGAACGAGATGCAGTTATAGAATTGAAGCGTTATTTTATTTCGGAATTAGAATTAGCTTTTCCTGAAGCTACATTTAATGGCGATTCTTCAAATTTAGAACATAGCGCTTATACGATGCTAAATGTATGTTTCCCTTTTGATGCAAGTAAAACGCAATTGCTATTATTTCAATTAGATTTAAAAGGAATCGCTTGTTCTAGAGGAAGTGCATGCCAAAGTGGTAGCCAGAAAGGGTCGCATGTATTGGCTGAAATTTTAAATGAAGCAGATTTTAAAAAACCATCTCTTCGATTTTCTTTTTCACATTATAACACAAAAGACGAAGTTGATTATGTTATAGAGGCTTTAAAAGCATTTTCTACTACTGCTAATAAGAACTAA
- a CDS encoding nuclear transport factor 2 family protein has protein sequence MKKIILFVFSLVVMTSCTEPVKQYTTSSPEIETIKTLHDYFKDSNYEGLKELYAEDAQIYENSLEPSSVDDMIKQGKEGREFIEAYDFPNGVKCEMITNDAGEKWVNSWAVWSGNVKGSTTELKVPIISRFQFKDGKIVKEYSYWDNLQTYNAFEEVATEKLDLLEERLEEDQ, from the coding sequence ATGAAAAAAATCATCTTGTTCGTTTTCTCTTTAGTCGTTATGACTTCATGCACAGAACCCGTTAAACAATACACTACCTCTTCTCCAGAGATAGAAACAATTAAAACTTTGCATGACTATTTTAAAGATAGTAATTATGAAGGTCTTAAAGAACTTTATGCAGAAGATGCTCAGATTTACGAAAACTCTCTAGAACCAAGTTCTGTTGACGATATGATTAAACAAGGAAAAGAAGGTCGTGAATTTATTGAGGCTTACGATTTTCCAAACGGAGTTAAATGTGAAATGATTACTAACGATGCAGGAGAAAAATGGGTTAACAGTTGGGCTGTTTGGTCTGGTAATGTAAAAGGAAGTACTACTGAATTAAAAGTTCCAATTATTTCTAGATTTCAATTTAAAGACGGGAAAATTGTAAAAGAATATAGCTATTGGGATAATTTACAAACCTATAATGCTTTTGAAGAAGTTGCTACAGAAAAATTAGACCTTCTAGAAGAAAGATTAGAAGAAGACCAATAA